A genomic segment from Natator depressus isolate rNatDep1 chromosome 19, rNatDep2.hap1, whole genome shotgun sequence encodes:
- the C19H1orf94 gene encoding uncharacterized protein C1orf94 homolog produces MLTGGSGLQGPTISPKGPFPLGPFPRHIWIHHNTPQDSLDKACHEIWKRVQGLSEELQPTSTSPVLQPTCHPVLSSEPLREEGSNYLKELLEQNCVKDEISLLVEQEYLSLTQENISGTDMQGLEGSKKSASTLNQSSSNNSLFLLSDRDQLLDETEAVESMYRAMMGSKEREMKLRSLCDAQLSTKSTIAGILRPAKCTFKNARGVDNGSSNPVASNKETSKSLVPCPLKHTEAAKAPDNQMVAEETRLTKDYLPSNMFSSPTHKESAVVPPPSTTAESQAPGPKKQLPVFAKICSKTDPDSVPEGLQNTVTTAASEKNNLKYNGNVFTPRFATTSTTTSLNQPVWLSLNYPPPPLYPNHSNFPQFQGLYQQRARIPYQQTLHPPLGCYSRQVTPYNPQQIFRSPYTPLLNYIPLVQPGYSYQQRNPSKPSSSVRDPPAMAGDGPQYHFSHSYGFSSTPGGSVRTNPYFSSNGSGINF; encoded by the exons ATGCTCACAGGTGGGAGTGGGCTCCAGGGTCCAACTATAAGCCCCAAAGGCCCATTTCCTCTAGGACCTTTCCCAAGACACATCTGGATCCACCACAACACTCCTCAAGATAGCTTGGACAAAGCCTGTCACGAGATCTGGAAACGGGTTCAAGGTCTTTCTGAAGAGCTCCAGCCTACGTCAACGTCACCAGTCCTGCAGCCTACCTGTCACCCAGTCTTGTCATCAGAACCCCTCAGAGAAGAGGGCAGCAACTACCTGAAAGA ATTGTTGGAACAGAACTGTGTCAAAGATGAGATTTCCCTTCTGGtggaacaggagtacttgagtCTTACCCAGGAGAACATTAGCGGGACAGATATGCAAGGTTTAGAAGGAAGCAAAAAATCTGCCTCTACTTTAAATCAGAGTTCATCAAACAACAGCCTTTTCCTGCTTTCCGATAGGGACCAGTTGCTAGATGAAACAGAAGCAGTAGAAAGCATGTACCGAGCAATGATGGGAAGCAAAGAAAGGGAGATGAAACTCAGGTCTCTCTGCGACGCTCAGCTTTCTACAAAATCCACCATTGCTGGGATTCTGCGCCCTGCAAAATGCACCTTCAAGAATGCAAGAGGAGTGGACAATGGGAGCAGTAACCCAGTGGCTTCAAACAAAGAGACCAGTAAGTCACTGGTGCCGTGTCCATTGAAACACACAGAGGCTGCCAAAGCGCCAGATAACCAGATGGTGGCGGAGGAAACCAGGCTGACCAAGGACTACCTACCAAGTAACATGTTCAGTTCCCCCACCCATAAGGAGAGCGCAGTGGTGCCTCCGCCTTCGACAACAGCAGAAAGCCAAGCCCCTGGGCCAAAGAAGCAGCTCCCGGTGTTTGCCAAGATCTGCTCAAAAACTGATCCTGACTCTGTTCCTGAGGGACTTCAGAACACAG TAACTACGGCAGCGTCAGAGAAGAACAATCTCAAATACAATGGGAACGTTTTCACCCCGCGTTTTGCCACCACTTCAACGACCACCTCCTTAAACCAGCCAGTGTGGCTCAGTCTGAACTATCCTCCGCCCCCGCTCTATCCAAACCATTCAAACTTTCCACAGTTCCAG GGTTTGTATCAGCAGAGAGCACGGATCCCATACCAGCAGACTTTACACCCTCCCCTAGGATGCTATTCAAGACAG GTAACTCCATACAATCCACAGCAGATTTTCCGGTCACCTTACACCCCTTTATTGAACTATATCCCTCTGGTCCAGCCCGGTTATTCATACCAGCAGAGGAACCCCTCCAAACCATCTAGCAGCGTACGTGATCCACCAGCAATGGCGGGTGATGGGCCGCAGTATCATTTTTCTCATTCATATGG